From Vigna unguiculata cultivar IT97K-499-35 chromosome 5, ASM411807v1, whole genome shotgun sequence, the proteins below share one genomic window:
- the LOC114185609 gene encoding serine/threonine-protein kinase STY13-like isoform X1 has product MSFREGKLGGEEKECEESVLGSTESKSVRENGSLAATQLTIDDNLLVDPKLLFIGSKIGEGAHGKVYEGRYGDQIVAIKVLHRGSTSEERASLENRFAREVNMMSRVHHDNLVKFIGACKDPLMVIVTELLPGMSLRKYLMSIRPKLLDLHLAINFALDIARALDWLHANGIIHRDLKPDNLLLTADQKSVKLADFGLAREETVTEMMTAETGTYRWMAPELYSTVTLRQGEKKHYNNKVDVYSFGIVLWELLTNRMPFEGMSNLQAAYAAAFKQERPSIPDDISPELAFVIQSCWVEDPNLRPSFSQIIRMLNAFLFTLSPPSPPLPVPNHEPEVATTSNGTITEFSARNKGRFGFLRQLFSSKRTKN; this is encoded by the exons ATGAGTTTCCGAGAGGGAAAGTTAGGAGGAGAAGAGAAGGAATGTGAAGAATCGGTGTTGGGGAGCACTGAATCCAAATCAGTGAGGGAAAATGGATCATTGGCAGCCACACAGCTAACAATTGATGATAATCTATTGGTTGACCCTAAACTACTCTTTATAGGGTCCAAGATTGGTGAAGGAGCTCATGGGAAAGTATATGAAGGAAG GTATGGAGATCAAATTGTGGCAATCAAAGTTCTGCATCGTGGGAGCACTTCTGAAGAAAGAGCTTCTCTTGAAAATCGTTTTGCTCGAGAAGTTAATATGATGTCTCGTGTCCACCACGACAATCTTGTTAAG TTTATTGGAGCGTGTAAGGATCCTCTTATGGTAATAGTCACAGAGCTATTACCAGGGATGTCACTGCGTAAATATTTAATGAGTATCCGTCCTAAACTATTAGACCTTCATTTGGCTATCAACTTTGCTCTTGATATTGCTCGAGCCTTGGATTGGCTACATGCTAATGGGATCATACACAGAGATCTGAAACCTG ACAATCTGTTGCTTACAGCGGACCAGAAGTCTGTTAAACTTGCAGATTTTGGCCTCGCTAGAGAAGAAACTGTGACTGAAATGATGACTGCAGAAACAGGAACGTACCGTTGGATGGCACCAGAG CTGTACAGTACTGTGACTTTGCGTCAGGGAGAGAAAAAGCACTACAACAACAAGGTTGATGTATATAGCTTTGGAATTGTTCTATGGGAGCTACTAACAAATCGCATGCCATTTGAAGGGATGTCCAATTTACAGGCTGCTTATGCTGCTGCATTTAAG CAAGAGAGGCCCAGCATACCAGATGATATATCTCCTGAACTTGCTTTTGTGATACAATCATGCTGGGTTGAAGATCCTAACTTGAGACCGAGTTTTAGTCAGATCATTCGCATGCTCAATGCATTTCTCTTCACTCTCTCACCACCATCTCCTCCTTTGCCAGTACCTAACCATGAACCTGAGGTGGCTACAACCAGCAATGGCACCATTACTGAGTTTTCTGCCCGAAACAAAGGAAGGTTTGGTTTTCTTCGCCAATTGTTTTCTTCAAAGAGGACCAAAAACTAA
- the LOC114185609 gene encoding serine/threonine-protein kinase STY13-like isoform X2: MRFHNTKKHIIGYGDQIVAIKVLHRGSTSEERASLENRFAREVNMMSRVHHDNLVKFIGACKDPLMVIVTELLPGMSLRKYLMSIRPKLLDLHLAINFALDIARALDWLHANGIIHRDLKPDNLLLTADQKSVKLADFGLAREETVTEMMTAETGTYRWMAPELYSTVTLRQGEKKHYNNKVDVYSFGIVLWELLTNRMPFEGMSNLQAAYAAAFKQERPSIPDDISPELAFVIQSCWVEDPNLRPSFSQIIRMLNAFLFTLSPPSPPLPVPNHEPEVATTSNGTITEFSARNKGRFGFLRQLFSSKRTKN, translated from the exons ATGAGGTTCCACAACACCAAGAAGCACATCATTGG GTATGGAGATCAAATTGTGGCAATCAAAGTTCTGCATCGTGGGAGCACTTCTGAAGAAAGAGCTTCTCTTGAAAATCGTTTTGCTCGAGAAGTTAATATGATGTCTCGTGTCCACCACGACAATCTTGTTAAG TTTATTGGAGCGTGTAAGGATCCTCTTATGGTAATAGTCACAGAGCTATTACCAGGGATGTCACTGCGTAAATATTTAATGAGTATCCGTCCTAAACTATTAGACCTTCATTTGGCTATCAACTTTGCTCTTGATATTGCTCGAGCCTTGGATTGGCTACATGCTAATGGGATCATACACAGAGATCTGAAACCTG ACAATCTGTTGCTTACAGCGGACCAGAAGTCTGTTAAACTTGCAGATTTTGGCCTCGCTAGAGAAGAAACTGTGACTGAAATGATGACTGCAGAAACAGGAACGTACCGTTGGATGGCACCAGAG CTGTACAGTACTGTGACTTTGCGTCAGGGAGAGAAAAAGCACTACAACAACAAGGTTGATGTATATAGCTTTGGAATTGTTCTATGGGAGCTACTAACAAATCGCATGCCATTTGAAGGGATGTCCAATTTACAGGCTGCTTATGCTGCTGCATTTAAG CAAGAGAGGCCCAGCATACCAGATGATATATCTCCTGAACTTGCTTTTGTGATACAATCATGCTGGGTTGAAGATCCTAACTTGAGACCGAGTTTTAGTCAGATCATTCGCATGCTCAATGCATTTCTCTTCACTCTCTCACCACCATCTCCTCCTTTGCCAGTACCTAACCATGAACCTGAGGTGGCTACAACCAGCAATGGCACCATTACTGAGTTTTCTGCCCGAAACAAAGGAAGGTTTGGTTTTCTTCGCCAATTGTTTTCTTCAAAGAGGACCAAAAACTAA
- the LOC114184269 gene encoding non-specific lipid-transfer protein 1-like gives MATPLVLQVTSVVLVLILGFGEIIPLAEAEIPCGSVQITVAPCVAYLTGPAGRPIPAPCCNGVKRINDQAKSTPDRRSVCTCLKNTSLRIPGLNLPRLAALPTNCGVNLPYKISPNIDCNKVT, from the exons ATGGCTACCCCTCTGGTTTTGCAGGTTACAAGCGTGGTTCTGGTGCTGATTCTAGGTTTTGGAGAGATTATTCCGTTGGCAGAAGCAGAGATTCCATGTGGGTCGGTGCAAATAACTGTGGCACCATGCGTAGCCTACCTAACGGGTCCTGCCGGTAGACCAATCCCAGCACCATGCTGCAACGGTGTGAAGCGCATCAACGACCAAGCCAAGTCCACCCCAGATCGACGATCGGTCTGCACCTGCCTCAAAAACACTTCTTTGAGGATTCCTGGACTCAATCTCCCACGCCTTGCAGCCCTCCCTACCAATTGTGGGGTCAACTTGCCCTACAAGATCAGCCCCAACATCGATTGCAACAA GGTAACTTGA
- the LOC114185609 gene encoding serine/threonine-protein kinase STY13-like isoform X3 — protein sequence MSFREGKLGGEEKECEESVLGSTESKSVRENGSLAATQLTIDDNLLVDPKLLFIGSKIGEGAHGKVYEGRYGDQIVAIKVLHRGSTSEERASLENRFAREVNMMSRVHHDNLVKFIGACKDPLMVIVTELLPGMSLRKYLMSIRPKLLDLHLAINFALDIARALDWLHANGIIHRDLKPDNLLLTADQKSVKLADFGLAREETVTEMMTAETGTYRWMAPELYSTVTLRQGEKKHYNNKVDVYSFGIVLWELLTNRMPFEGMSNLQAAYAAAFKIAAREAQHTR from the exons ATGAGTTTCCGAGAGGGAAAGTTAGGAGGAGAAGAGAAGGAATGTGAAGAATCGGTGTTGGGGAGCACTGAATCCAAATCAGTGAGGGAAAATGGATCATTGGCAGCCACACAGCTAACAATTGATGATAATCTATTGGTTGACCCTAAACTACTCTTTATAGGGTCCAAGATTGGTGAAGGAGCTCATGGGAAAGTATATGAAGGAAG GTATGGAGATCAAATTGTGGCAATCAAAGTTCTGCATCGTGGGAGCACTTCTGAAGAAAGAGCTTCTCTTGAAAATCGTTTTGCTCGAGAAGTTAATATGATGTCTCGTGTCCACCACGACAATCTTGTTAAG TTTATTGGAGCGTGTAAGGATCCTCTTATGGTAATAGTCACAGAGCTATTACCAGGGATGTCACTGCGTAAATATTTAATGAGTATCCGTCCTAAACTATTAGACCTTCATTTGGCTATCAACTTTGCTCTTGATATTGCTCGAGCCTTGGATTGGCTACATGCTAATGGGATCATACACAGAGATCTGAAACCTG ACAATCTGTTGCTTACAGCGGACCAGAAGTCTGTTAAACTTGCAGATTTTGGCCTCGCTAGAGAAGAAACTGTGACTGAAATGATGACTGCAGAAACAGGAACGTACCGTTGGATGGCACCAGAG CTGTACAGTACTGTGACTTTGCGTCAGGGAGAGAAAAAGCACTACAACAACAAGGTTGATGTATATAGCTTTGGAATTGTTCTATGGGAGCTACTAACAAATCGCATGCCATTTGAAGGGATGTCCAATTTACAGGCTGCTTATGCTGCTGCATTTAAG ATTGCAGCAAGAGAGGCCCAGCATACCAGATGA
- the LOC114185611 gene encoding non-specific lipid-transfer protein 1-like has protein sequence MAEKASSYCMSVMVCVMVLLGVAMSELTCCDVKPVVKACGCYVKKGGNTIPIDCCMEVLNLRNKVMNSSHNQRIACHCLQEAAKNATEPINATAYEIVPSRCGVSLPYQFTLNMDCEVIGGYKRHTEM, from the exons ATGGCTGAGAAGGCGAGCAGTTACTGCATGAGTGTGATGGTGTGCGTGATGGTGTTGTTGGGTGTGGCGATGAGCGAGCTAACGTGCTGCGATGTGAAACCTGTGGTGAAAGCATGCGGTTGTTACGTGAAAAAAGGAGGAAACACGATCCCTATAGATTGTTGCATGGAGGTGTTAAACCTGAGAAACAAGGTCATGAACTCTTCCCACAATCAGAGAATAGCTTGCCATTGCCTTCAAGAAGCTGCTAAGAATGCCACTGAGCCTATCAACGCCACAGCATATGAAATCGTTCCTTCAAGGTGTGGCGTTAGCTTGCCCTACCAATTCACCCTCAACATGGATTGCGAAGT CATTGGGGGTTATAAGCGGCACACAGAGATGTGA